From Calothrix sp. PCC 6303, a single genomic window includes:
- the dapB gene encoding 4-hydroxy-tetrahydrodipicolinate reductase, with product MANKDIIPVIVNGAAGKMGREVIKAIAQSPDMQLMGAIDNNPAHQDKDAGELAGLSEPLEVPITNQLEPMLGYVAGERQMSPGVIVDFTHPDGVYDNVRSAIAYGIRPVVGTTGLSTEQLQDLADFADKASTGCLVIPNFSIGMVLLQQAAVTASRYFENVEIIELHHNQKADAPSGTAIQTAQMLAELGKPFNTPLVEETEKITGARGSLADEGIRIHSIRLPGLIAHQEVIFGAAGQIYTLRHDTSDRACYMPGVLLAIRKVLQLKSLVYGLEKIL from the coding sequence ATGGCGAACAAAGATATCATCCCGGTGATTGTGAATGGTGCAGCGGGTAAAATGGGGCGTGAAGTGATTAAAGCGATCGCACAATCACCAGACATGCAGTTAATGGGTGCGATTGACAATAATCCGGCACACCAAGACAAGGATGCGGGGGAATTAGCTGGGTTAAGTGAACCCTTGGAAGTGCCAATTACCAACCAATTGGAACCGATGTTGGGATATGTTGCCGGAGAAAGGCAAATGTCACCAGGGGTAATTGTGGATTTCACCCACCCAGATGGAGTATACGATAATGTTCGCAGCGCGATCGCATACGGCATCCGTCCCGTAGTGGGAACCACCGGACTCAGTACAGAACAACTCCAAGACTTAGCCGATTTTGCCGACAAAGCCAGTACAGGTTGCTTAGTTATTCCTAATTTCTCAATTGGGATGGTACTTCTACAGCAGGCAGCAGTTACCGCATCTCGATACTTTGAAAATGTGGAAATTATTGAGTTACACCACAACCAAAAAGCAGATGCACCAAGCGGTACAGCGATTCAAACCGCTCAAATGTTAGCAGAACTAGGTAAACCATTTAACACACCATTAGTAGAAGAAACGGAGAAAATTACCGGGGCAAGGGGTAGCCTTGCAGATGAAGGAATTAGAATCCATAGTATCCGCTTACCTGGTTTAATAGCCCACCAAGAAGTGATTTTTGGCGCTGCCGGACAAATATATACCCTCCGCCATGATACAAGCGATCGCGCTTGCTATATGCCCGGTGTATTACTGGCAATTCGCAAGGTTCTTCAGCTAAAGTCATTAGTATATGGGTTAGAGAAGATACTCTGA
- a CDS encoding tetratricopeptide repeat protein translates to MMKLIALIFCLLLALGWGQPVMAQTQPTQVTQEELQRLNDVTNQAFAATDKGDFVTAENYWTQILEEYPNNAAVWSNRGNSRVSQNKLEAALGDYNRAAELAPNVTDPYLNRGAALEGLGRWEDAIADYNHVLEIDPKDAMAYNNRGNAEAGLRQWDKAIADYQKSADIAPNFAFARANYALALYETGEKDEAIRQMRNILRKYPKFADVRASITAALWAKGEQGEAESNWVAAVGLDPRYRDINWVKNTRRWAPSMVAALDKFLKLQ, encoded by the coding sequence ATGATGAAATTAATTGCTTTGATTTTTTGCTTATTGTTGGCGTTGGGTTGGGGACAACCTGTAATGGCGCAAACTCAGCCGACGCAGGTGACTCAAGAAGAATTACAGCGCTTGAATGATGTTACGAATCAAGCCTTTGCAGCCACTGACAAGGGGGATTTTGTCACAGCGGAGAACTATTGGACACAAATTCTCGAAGAGTATCCTAATAATGCAGCGGTTTGGAGTAATCGCGGTAATTCGCGGGTAAGCCAGAACAAATTAGAGGCAGCCCTAGGAGATTATAACCGCGCAGCAGAACTAGCACCAAATGTTACAGACCCCTACTTAAATCGAGGTGCAGCGTTAGAGGGCTTGGGTCGGTGGGAAGATGCGATCGCCGATTATAATCATGTATTGGAGATAGATCCCAAAGATGCGATGGCTTACAACAATCGAGGTAATGCCGAAGCTGGATTACGTCAATGGGATAAAGCAATTGCAGATTATCAAAAGTCGGCAGATATTGCCCCTAATTTCGCCTTTGCCCGTGCCAATTATGCCCTAGCATTATACGAAACAGGTGAGAAAGATGAAGCAATTCGTCAAATGAGAAATATTCTGCGTAAATATCCCAAATTTGCAGATGTTCGTGCCTCAATTACCGCAGCACTGTGGGCAAAGGGTGAACAGGGAGAAGCTGAAAGTAATTGGGTGGCAGCAGTAGGATTAGATCCGCGCTACAGAGATATCAATTGGGTAAAAAATACCCGGCGTTGGGCACCTAGTATGGTAGCAGCTTTAGATAAGTTTTTAAAGCTACAGTAA
- a CDS encoding class I SAM-dependent methyltransferase, whose amino-acid sequence MVQKSNYYNNIAHIYDETRWLTAAIAEDVINYILKLVNATPDTSFLEPGVGTGLNVFPLVKLGYPVTGVDISESMLNQFRYKFQEIPDNLTLIQTDASLLPFPNQSFDVVITCHMIHAVHNWQEFLNQVMQITKIGGFYLNCQWLTPLARLEFENHFRAILAKYQPFSRQQSPNSITEINVDAYLQSQGYQGNYSIAKKWLVTNTVEELLRCLKLRAYGLCWQISDNIFEQVITEFEKFCIQQYGSLETVLASEAKFEIWMYTKCNNTIN is encoded by the coding sequence ATGGTGCAAAAGTCAAACTACTATAACAATATTGCCCATATTTACGACGAGACTCGATGGTTAACAGCAGCAATAGCCGAAGATGTCATCAACTATATACTCAAATTGGTGAATGCAACTCCTGACACTTCCTTTTTAGAACCAGGGGTGGGTACAGGTTTAAATGTTTTTCCTTTAGTGAAACTTGGGTATCCAGTTACAGGAGTTGATATATCTGAATCAATGTTGAATCAGTTTCGCTATAAGTTCCAGGAAATTCCTGATAACTTAACATTAATCCAGACAGACGCATCACTATTACCTTTTCCGAATCAGAGTTTTGATGTTGTGATAACTTGCCATATGATTCATGCTGTTCATAACTGGCAAGAGTTTCTCAATCAAGTAATGCAGATAACTAAAATAGGGGGATTTTATCTTAACTGTCAATGGTTGACACCTCTAGCTAGGTTGGAGTTTGAAAACCACTTTCGGGCTATATTGGCTAAATATCAACCTTTCTCAAGACAACAATCACCTAACTCAATTACTGAAATCAACGTTGATGCTTACCTCCAAAGTCAGGGATATCAAGGAAACTACTCGATTGCGAAAAAATGGTTAGTTACTAATACAGTTGAGGAATTACTCAGGTGTTTGAAATTACGGGCTTATGGGTTATGTTGGCAAATATCTGATAATATCTTTGAACAGGTAATCACAGAATTTGAGAAATTTTGCATTCAACAATATGGTTCGTTGGAAACGGTTTTGGCTTCAGAAGCTAAATTTGAAATCTGGATGTATACAAAATGTAACAATACAATTAACTGA
- a CDS encoding ribonuclease H-like domain-containing protein has translation MTLSDFQACDRDLDETTLTAYLQSDAIAVDTETMGLIPQRDRLCLVQLCNPDGNVTVIRVAKGQTAAPNLKKLLEAENIVKVFHFARFDLATLRRYLDIFVQPVFCTKIASKLARTYTNRHGLKDLIKELEKVELDKTAQSSDWGNAANLSDEQLSYAANDVRYLLGARQKLMSMLQREERWQLAEESFKCLPTIVSLDLNQFSDLFEH, from the coding sequence ATGACATTATCAGATTTTCAGGCTTGCGATCGCGATCTCGATGAAACTACACTAACTGCGTACCTCCAATCAGATGCCATTGCCGTTGACACGGAAACTATGGGGTTAATTCCCCAACGCGATCGCTTATGCTTAGTACAGCTATGTAATCCGGATGGTAACGTTACAGTCATCCGCGTTGCTAAGGGGCAAACCGCAGCACCAAACTTGAAAAAGCTGCTAGAAGCGGAAAATATTGTCAAAGTTTTCCATTTTGCCCGTTTTGACTTGGCAACCTTACGTCGCTACCTTGATATCTTTGTACAGCCTGTTTTTTGTACCAAAATCGCCAGTAAACTTGCCCGTACCTATACCAATCGTCACGGATTGAAAGATTTAATTAAAGAATTAGAAAAAGTAGAACTTGACAAAACTGCCCAAAGTTCTGATTGGGGAAATGCAGCAAATTTGTCTGACGAACAACTAAGTTATGCCGCCAATGATGTACGCTACCTTTTAGGTGCTAGGCAAAAACTGATGAGTATGCTGCAACGAGAAGAACGTTGGCAATTAGCAGAGGAATCTTTTAAATGCTTACCCACCATAGTTTCTTTGGATTTAAACCAATTTAGTGATTTATTTGAACATTAG
- a CDS encoding CAP domain-containing protein yields MIRQTAFCFALSTLVFASGLTANSITSQSQSSQSDQSKSLSTASSKVAPINNFKTTDLEKSVFEQINRYRVAKGLSKLTLDARISKQARIHSQNMAVGKVPFSHKGFEKRVNSISIGYQSASENVAFNQGYDDPVAEAVSGWIKSPGHLVNIKGNYNLTGVGVAVNREGEVYLTQLFLRSR; encoded by the coding sequence ATGATTCGACAAACTGCTTTTTGCTTCGCTTTAAGTACGCTTGTCTTTGCTAGCGGGTTGACGGCTAATTCTATCACCAGTCAATCTCAATCCAGTCAATCGGATCAAAGCAAGTCGTTATCAACAGCGTCAAGTAAAGTTGCACCTATTAATAATTTTAAAACTACGGATTTAGAAAAATCAGTTTTTGAGCAAATTAATCGATATCGGGTTGCTAAAGGCTTATCTAAATTAACCCTTGATGCCAGAATTAGTAAGCAAGCCAGGATTCACAGCCAAAATATGGCAGTTGGGAAAGTGCCTTTTAGTCATAAAGGCTTTGAAAAGCGAGTAAATTCAATTTCTATCGGCTATCAAAGTGCATCTGAGAATGTGGCATTTAACCAAGGGTATGATGATCCTGTCGCAGAAGCGGTGAGTGGGTGGATTAAGAGTCCTGGACATTTGGTAAATATTAAAGGGAATTATAATCTGACGGGAGTTGGAGTGGCGGTAAATCGTGAGGGTGAGGTTTACCTAACTCAACTTTTTCTTCGCAGTCGATAG
- a CDS encoding squalene/phytoene synthase family protein: MDLRNDALEILKETSRTFYIPIVRLPRCLQEGVASAYLCMRAIDEVEDHPTLDVESKAKILRKISLTLQAGVDGFVADAFADSFYGYEDILPEVTLRIREWSILAPETIAPRIWDATAAMSERMAYWAERNWRIDNEADLDRYTFGVAGAVGLMLSDLWSWFDGTKTNRTHAIGFGRGLQAVNIVRNHNEDFSRGVNFMPSGWDASAIQAYARRNLILADAYTQSLPKGPALDFCQIPLALAYGTLDAIALGKEKLSRSDVAALLEQVSSSSES; this comes from the coding sequence ATGGATTTACGCAATGATGCTTTAGAAATATTAAAAGAAACCAGCAGAACCTTTTATATTCCCATTGTGCGTTTACCAAGATGCTTACAGGAAGGAGTTGCTTCAGCTTATTTATGTATGCGGGCAATCGATGAAGTTGAAGATCATCCTACCCTTGATGTTGAATCCAAAGCAAAAATCTTAAGAAAAATTAGTTTAACTCTCCAAGCAGGTGTTGACGGCTTTGTCGCGGATGCATTTGCTGATAGTTTTTATGGTTATGAAGACATTTTGCCCGAAGTAACATTACGGATTCGGGAGTGGTCAATTCTGGCACCAGAAACTATTGCTCCACGGATCTGGGACGCAACAGCCGCAATGTCTGAAAGAATGGCATATTGGGCAGAACGCAATTGGAGAATTGATAATGAAGCCGATTTGGATCGGTATACTTTTGGTGTTGCAGGTGCTGTGGGTTTAATGCTTTCCGATTTGTGGAGTTGGTTTGATGGTACAAAAACCAACCGCACCCATGCTATCGGCTTTGGACGAGGTTTGCAAGCGGTGAATATTGTTCGTAACCATAACGAAGACTTTAGCAGGGGAGTAAATTTTATGCCTTCAGGTTGGGATGCTTCGGCAATCCAAGCTTATGCAAGACGAAATTTAATTTTAGCAGATGCTTATACCCAGTCTTTACCCAAGGGTCCAGCCTTGGATTTTTGTCAGATTCCCTTAGCTTTAGCCTATGGTACCCTGGATGCGATCGCACTGGGCAAGGAAAAGCTCAGTCGTAGTGATGTTGCTGCACTTTTGGAACAAGTTAGCAGCAGTTCGGAATCATAA
- a CDS encoding CHAT domain-containing tetratricopeptide repeat protein — MNRCRNNQGFIKFSLRQINYYSLICLLSMVFLSDSVGARTKLAELQIAQQPATKKENPVNRNVDPKLKALLEEAHKLQKEGQNLQQQGTLESRKQAIAKYKQALKIHQRQDVKVAFDQVRETEAVLLLAIGGIYSKLGENKKAVEYLENSLVVFRELKDNELLNMALERIAQVYTELGEKQKAFNSLNEALKLARTENNPNHIMDTLFYIAGIHFQHGEVQEALKYYNEALEIAKNINNLPKQADILSLIAQTYSILQESDKVIHFYKQALEINEKINKLLGKSGNLVGIASVYARKGEVQQVDKYVQQVLKLEGEIEQKIQQHPEIIVPDCNLDQVPEQERQIKKAECTVITKKKLIFQKYLNRREISTSYLTLFDYKQVLVYSNQQLTLAHQLGEPLEEANSLDALGGVYANLGDIEKALDIYQKSLAKFQTLNNPSSVASTLESIGSLYQTKGEYQQAIDAFKKAVNIFSKINRTLEVSVLYSLASLYRDLGDYEQSLSTFQEAMKISKQIKFDTFIDIIKLGIAKTYFIRGQFSEKVNSSTNEASIDYKEALKYLQQSLKYNYEKGNANAEIIKLTNISRVYEFLKNYPQAIDSAEQALALCRKKKLKFGERLSLNNLSSAYQAAGKYPEALETINQLISLSRQAGDISYQASAYRIQGKVYAEIKQPQKAIEAFKQSLALRQKTKNTTEQAIILYEMAKVERDRGNLTVALEDIQQATDIIESSRNKVDDKDLRTSYFATKQDYYKFKIDLLMELHKKQPSKGYDALALNTSERSRARSLVDLLKESNAKIRKGANPELLQQETSLLQQINARETLLENLGKSPNTNELIIKNATQRLTTEIVDLRNQYKELQAKIRISNPKYAQLINPDPNKDILKLPEIQQQLDKDTILLQYSLGEKRSYLWLVTPDSLQVYELPKAKDIEKAVEKFRDAILASPTPYGKDHPDEISQTASQLSQMILAPVANKLGKKRLLIVADGALQTVSFAALPDINPPQANVETRNFASLQNPNVGTKQTQKSTPYQPLMINHEIVNLPSVTALATQRKELANRTPAPKTIAILADPVYSDTDCRLTNPDPNCKDELAPELQGVRQNSASRAKSQLTSGLEVERSTLERSAKKLNRNGWRRLPNSGIEAKKILDLVKSLNKSPNILEALNFEANYNWATNPALNQFKILHFATHGIADGEKPENSGIILSLVDKQGKQIKGLLSLGDLFDRDYPAELVVLSACQTGLGKNVSGEGLIGLTRGLMYAGAERVAVSLWSVDDEGTSVLMQEFYKQMLQENKTPAAAMRAAQIKLSQDPKWQSPYYWSAFTVSGEWR; from the coding sequence ATGAATAGGTGCAGAAATAACCAGGGATTTATCAAGTTTTCGCTACGCCAAATCAACTATTACAGCTTAATTTGTCTATTAAGCATGGTTTTTCTCTCAGATTCAGTTGGGGCAAGAACTAAACTTGCAGAGTTACAAATAGCACAGCAGCCAGCCACAAAGAAAGAGAACCCAGTAAATAGAAATGTTGATCCTAAGTTGAAAGCATTGTTAGAGGAAGCACACAAGTTACAGAAAGAAGGGCAAAATCTACAGCAGCAAGGAACATTAGAATCTCGAAAACAAGCTATAGCTAAATACAAACAAGCATTAAAAATTCATCAGCGACAAGATGTGAAAGTTGCTTTTGATCAAGTTCGTGAAACTGAAGCTGTCTTGCTGTTAGCTATTGGAGGTATATATTCAAAGTTGGGTGAAAATAAAAAGGCTGTGGAATATCTTGAAAATTCCTTAGTCGTTTTCCGCGAATTAAAAGATAATGAGCTTCTAAATATGGCTCTGGAGCGAATTGCTCAAGTGTATACAGAATTAGGAGAAAAACAAAAAGCTTTTAATTCTCTCAACGAGGCATTAAAATTGGCTCGGACTGAAAATAACCCAAATCATATAATGGATACGTTATTCTATATAGCTGGTATCCATTTTCAACATGGTGAGGTTCAAGAGGCGCTCAAATATTATAATGAAGCCTTAGAGATAGCAAAAAATATAAATAATTTACCAAAACAAGCAGATATCCTATCTTTAATTGCTCAGACATACAGCATATTACAAGAATCTGATAAAGTTATTCATTTTTACAAGCAAGCATTAGAAATAAATGAAAAAATAAACAAATTGTTAGGAAAATCAGGAAATCTAGTTGGTATTGCTTCAGTTTACGCTAGGAAAGGCGAAGTTCAGCAGGTAGATAAATATGTTCAGCAAGTATTAAAGTTAGAAGGCGAAATAGAGCAAAAAATACAGCAGCATCCAGAAATTATTGTTCCAGATTGTAATTTAGATCAAGTTCCAGAACAAGAACGCCAAATAAAGAAAGCAGAATGTACTGTAATTACAAAAAAAAAGTTGATTTTTCAAAAGTATTTAAATCGTCGAGAAATTTCTACTAGCTATCTCACATTATTTGACTATAAACAGGTACTTGTTTATTCAAATCAACAATTAACCCTTGCCCATCAATTAGGAGAACCACTGGAAGAAGCAAATAGTTTGGATGCTCTTGGTGGTGTTTATGCGAACTTAGGTGACATTGAAAAAGCGCTGGATATTTATCAAAAATCTTTGGCAAAATTTCAAACCCTAAATAATCCATCATCAGTAGCATCTACTCTTGAAAGTATAGGTAGTTTATATCAGACTAAGGGCGAATATCAGCAAGCAATAGATGCTTTTAAAAAAGCAGTAAATATTTTTAGTAAAATAAACCGTACACTAGAAGTTTCTGTTTTGTATTCTCTAGCAAGTCTTTATAGAGATTTAGGAGACTACGAGCAAAGCCTTAGCACTTTTCAAGAAGCGATGAAGATATCTAAACAGATAAAGTTTGATACATTTATTGATATAATTAAACTTGGTATTGCTAAGACTTATTTTATAAGAGGGCAATTTTCTGAAAAAGTAAATTCTTCTACAAATGAAGCAAGTATTGATTATAAAGAAGCATTAAAATATTTGCAGCAATCGCTGAAATATAATTATGAAAAAGGTAACGCGAATGCAGAAATCATCAAACTTACAAATATTTCCAGAGTATATGAATTCCTCAAAAATTATCCACAAGCAATTGATTCTGCCGAACAAGCTTTAGCATTATGTCGTAAAAAGAAACTTAAATTCGGGGAACGTCTTTCGCTGAACAATTTGAGTTCGGCATATCAAGCCGCAGGAAAATATCCAGAAGCCCTGGAAACTATCAATCAATTAATATCCCTATCACGTCAAGCTGGAGACATATCATATCAAGCTAGCGCATACCGAATCCAGGGTAAAGTGTATGCCGAGATAAAACAGCCACAAAAGGCGATTGAAGCTTTCAAACAATCTTTGGCACTGCGGCAGAAAACTAAAAATACAACAGAGCAAGCTATCATTTTATACGAAATGGCAAAGGTTGAACGAGATCGAGGTAATCTCACAGTTGCCCTAGAAGATATTCAACAAGCAACCGACATCATTGAAAGTTCTCGCAACAAAGTTGATGACAAAGACTTGCGTACTTCTTATTTTGCCACTAAACAAGATTACTACAAATTCAAAATCGACTTATTGATGGAACTCCACAAAAAACAACCATCAAAAGGCTACGATGCATTAGCACTCAACACATCAGAACGCTCCCGCGCTAGAAGTTTAGTAGATTTACTCAAAGAATCCAACGCCAAAATCCGTAAAGGTGCAAACCCAGAACTATTACAACAAGAAACTAGTTTATTACAACAAATTAACGCCAGAGAAACACTACTAGAAAACTTAGGAAAATCACCCAATACAAACGAACTCATCATCAAAAATGCGACTCAAAGACTCACCACAGAAATTGTAGATCTTCGCAATCAATACAAAGAACTGCAAGCCAAAATCAGAATTTCTAACCCGAAATATGCTCAATTAATCAACCCAGATCCGAATAAGGACATTTTAAAATTACCTGAAATTCAGCAACAACTGGATAAAGACACTATCTTGTTGCAATATTCCCTTGGAGAGAAACGTAGTTATCTCTGGTTAGTTACACCCGATTCACTCCAAGTTTACGAACTCCCCAAAGCTAAAGATATTGAAAAAGCAGTAGAAAAATTCCGAGATGCGATTCTCGCTAGTCCTACTCCCTATGGCAAAGATCATCCTGATGAAATCAGTCAAACAGCTTCCCAACTGAGTCAAATGATTCTCGCACCTGTCGCTAACAAGTTAGGGAAAAAGCGGTTGCTAATTGTTGCTGATGGTGCATTGCAAACTGTTTCCTTTGCGGCGTTACCTGACATAAATCCCCCACAGGCAAATGTAGAGACCCGAAATTTCGCGTCTCTACAAAACCCAAACGTTGGCACAAAACAAACCCAAAAATCAACCCCATACCAACCTTTGATGATTAATCATGAAATCGTCAATTTGCCCTCAGTTACAGCCCTTGCAACCCAAAGAAAAGAACTGGCAAACCGCACACCCGCACCGAAAACCATAGCTATTCTTGCCGACCCTGTATATAGTGATACCGACTGTCGCTTAACTAATCCAGATCCAAATTGCAAGGATGAACTTGCACCAGAACTTCAAGGTGTGAGACAAAATTCCGCATCAAGAGCAAAATCTCAACTCACTTCTGGACTGGAAGTTGAACGTTCTACTTTAGAACGTTCCGCGAAAAAGCTTAACCGCAATGGTTGGCGTAGACTTCCCAATAGTGGAATTGAAGCCAAGAAAATTTTAGATCTTGTCAAATCCTTAAACAAGTCTCCAAATATCTTAGAAGCGCTCAACTTTGAGGCAAATTACAACTGGGCAACTAATCCCGCACTCAACCAATTCAAAATTCTCCACTTTGCTACCCACGGCATTGCAGACGGGGAAAAGCCAGAAAATTCAGGCATTATCCTATCCCTAGTTGACAAACAAGGCAAGCAAATAAAGGGTCTTCTGAGTTTGGGGGATTTATTCGACCGAGATTACCCAGCCGAATTAGTTGTTTTGAGTGCTTGTCAAACAGGACTTGGAAAAAACGTCAGCGGTGAAGGTTTAATTGGGTTGACAAGAGGATTAATGTATGCAGGTGCAGAACGAGTTGCAGTCTCCCTGTGGAGTGTAGACGACGAAGGAACATCAGTATTAATGCAGGAATTTTATAAACAGATGTTACAGGAAAATAAAACCCCGGCTGCGGCAATGCGTGCCGCACAAATCAAGTTATCCCAGGATCCCAAATGGCAAAGTCCCTATTATTGGTCAGCTTTCACCGTCTCTGGTGAATGGCGATAA
- the shc gene encoding squalene--hopene cyclase, with amino-acid sequence MQIQDRESNHQTPLQSESQLALRLSQSIASSQNYLLSRQYGDGFWWSKLESNVTITAEAVLLHKIWGTDTSRPLNKIEAYLRSQQREHGGWELFYGDGGEISTSVEAYMALKLLGVTADDAAMIRARDFILQHGGISKTRIFTKFHLALIGCYSWRGVPSLPPWVMLLPDNPWFSIYELSSWARSSTVPLLIVFDKKPVYVTNPGITLDELYTEGIENVKYEIPKNYDWTDVFLGLDQVFKFAESWNLVPLRKAGIEAAEKWILERQEATGDWAGIIPPMLNSLLALRSLGYDVNDPIVQRGLTAIDNFAIETDSSYCVQPCVSPVWDTAWVMRSLVASGVPSDHPAIVKAGEWLLQKQILDYGDWAVKNRHGKPGAWAFEFENRFYPDVDDTAVVVMALDVAKLPNENLKTAAIERALDWVASMQCEAGGWAAFDLNNNQDWLNLLPYADLKAMIDPNTADVTARVIEMLGACHLSIPHPNLERALEYLIKEQESEGCWFGRWGVNYIYGTSGVIAALALVNPHKHQANIQRGATWLIQCQNPDGGWGETCRSYNDASLKGKGNSTASQTAWAILGLIAADEVITEDWMKVAIERGINYLLDTQQEDGSWYESEFTGTGFPCHFYLKYHMYQQYFPLLALGRYTADLREIKSTEKF; translated from the coding sequence ATGCAAATTCAAGACAGGGAAAGTAATCATCAAACACCGTTACAGAGTGAGAGTCAATTGGCTTTACGACTTTCCCAAAGTATCGCATCTAGCCAAAACTATTTGCTATCACGCCAATATGGGGATGGTTTTTGGTGGTCAAAATTAGAATCTAATGTCACCATTACTGCTGAAGCTGTGCTTCTCCACAAAATCTGGGGAACTGATACATCTAGACCCCTGAACAAAATTGAAGCATATCTGCGTTCTCAACAACGGGAACATGGTGGATGGGAGTTATTTTATGGTGATGGGGGCGAAATTAGCACCTCGGTGGAGGCTTATATGGCGCTGAAATTATTGGGAGTCACGGCAGACGATGCAGCCATGATCCGTGCCCGTGATTTTATTCTCCAACATGGTGGTATTTCTAAGACTCGCATCTTTACAAAGTTTCACTTAGCTTTGATTGGCTGCTACAGTTGGCGTGGTGTCCCTTCTTTGCCTCCTTGGGTGATGCTACTACCAGATAATCCCTGGTTTAGTATTTATGAATTATCAAGCTGGGCACGTTCTAGTACGGTACCTTTACTGATTGTTTTTGACAAAAAGCCTGTGTATGTTACAAATCCGGGGATTACCCTGGATGAACTATACACAGAAGGGATTGAAAATGTTAAGTATGAAATCCCAAAAAACTATGATTGGACTGATGTATTCTTGGGGTTAGATCAAGTCTTTAAATTTGCCGAAAGCTGGAATTTGGTACCTTTGCGAAAAGCTGGAATAGAAGCTGCCGAGAAATGGATTTTAGAACGTCAAGAAGCTACAGGGGATTGGGCGGGAATAATTCCCCCCATGTTAAATTCACTCTTGGCGTTGCGGAGTTTGGGTTACGATGTCAATGACCCGATTGTACAGCGGGGACTAACAGCAATTGATAATTTTGCCATCGAAACCGATTCGAGTTATTGTGTACAACCCTGTGTTTCACCAGTTTGGGACACTGCTTGGGTAATGCGATCGCTTGTTGCATCCGGTGTACCATCAGATCATCCGGCGATAGTTAAGGCTGGTGAATGGTTACTGCAAAAACAGATTCTCGATTATGGTGATTGGGCTGTAAAAAACCGTCATGGAAAACCTGGTGCTTGGGCTTTTGAATTTGAAAATCGTTTCTATCCTGATGTTGATGATACCGCAGTGGTGGTAATGGCATTGGATGTTGCCAAGTTACCAAATGAAAACTTAAAAACAGCAGCAATCGAACGTGCTTTAGATTGGGTAGCTTCTATGCAGTGTGAAGCTGGTGGTTGGGCAGCTTTTGATCTGAATAATAACCAAGATTGGCTGAATTTATTACCCTATGCCGATTTGAAGGCAATGATTGACCCCAATACAGCAGATGTTACAGCTAGGGTAATTGAGATGTTGGGTGCATGTCATCTATCTATTCCCCATCCTAACTTGGAACGCGCCCTCGAATACCTGATCAAAGAACAGGAATCTGAAGGTTGTTGGTTTGGGAGATGGGGAGTTAACTATATATATGGTACCAGCGGAGTCATAGCCGCTTTAGCTTTGGTAAACCCTCACAAGCATCAAGCAAATATCCAGCGAGGTGCTACTTGGTTGATTCAATGTCAAAACCCTGATGGGGGATGGGGTGAAACCTGTCGTAGTTACAACGATGCAAGTTTGAAAGGAAAAGGTAATAGTACTGCATCTCAAACAGCTTGGGCAATCTTGGGTTTAATTGCCGCAGACGAAGTGATAACAGAAGATTGGATGAAGGTGGCAATTGAGAGGGGAATTAATTATTTATTAGACACACAACAGGAAGATGGAAGTTGGTACGAATCAGAATTCACAGGAACAGGTTTCCCTTGTCATTTTTATTTGAAATATCATATGTACCAGCAATATTTTCCCCTATTGGCATTAGGAAGGTATACAGCAGATTTGCGAGAAATTAAGTCAACAGAAAAATTTTGA